In Helianthus annuus cultivar XRQ/B chromosome 8, HanXRQr2.0-SUNRISE, whole genome shotgun sequence, a single genomic region encodes these proteins:
- the LOC110873010 gene encoding histone-lysine N-methyltransferase ASHH1 isoform X2, giving the protein MEKGEKTYKQRAYLGKRAYRNFARPIKLPEGVAPFIHITRNERSGRKQAKKKEEDIAVCECKLDPCKTELACGERCLNVLTNTECTPGYCPCGSYCKNQRFQKSEYAKTKLFKTEGRGWGLLADENIKAGMFIIEYCGEVISSDEAKLRAQTYETQGLRDAYIISLNANYYIDATRKGSLGRFINHSCQPNCETRKWTVLGETRVGIFATQDIAVGTELAYDYNFEWYGGVNVRCLCGAPNCSIFLGAKSQGFQEHNHVWEDGDDRYTVDEFPLYDSAEDEPLDKVKVTDSTLPETLLTVKTESFGLNNNGFGYKFKSFSGSVSGNIKSEVKESGQNAIIVSGAKANDAFSNGLGTGSAKRAAKRVQNRKQKLSGRKQVNGKRVAQLFASKKVQDELIKCEEERNLATAKLDAVYDEIRPAIEQRERDSLDSLPTNVAEKWIEASCSKLKADFDLYFSVVKNVVCPPHTNAPNPDP; this is encoded by the exons ATGGAGAAGGGAGAAAAAACTTATAAACAACGAGCTTATTTGGGAAAACGAGCATATCGCAACTTTGCTCGTCCTATAAAG TTACCGGAAGGAGTGGCTCCATTCATACACATCACTCGAAATGAGCGTTCAGGACGAAA GCAGGCAAAGAAAAAAGAAGAGGATATTGCTGTTTGTGAATGCAAATTGGATCCTTGCAAAACTGAGCTCGCATGTGGAGAGAGGTGTTTGAATGTGTTAACGAACACAGAATGTACACCTGGATATTGCCCATGTGGCAGCTATTGCAAGAACCAG AGATTTCAAAAATCTGAATATGCAAAGACAAAGTTATTCAAGACCGAGGGCCGTGGGTGGGGTCTTTTAGCTGATGAAAATATTAAG GCTGGAATGTTTATAATTGAATATTGTGGAGAAGTAATTTCTTCAGACGAAGCAAAGCTCAGAGCTCAAACTTATGAAACTCAAG GTTTAAGGGATGCATATATAATCTCTCTTAACGCCAATTACTATATTGATGCCACCAGGAAAGGAAGTCTTGGTAGATTCATCAACCACTCTTG CCAACCAAATTGTGAGACAAGGAAGTGGACGGTTTTGGGGGAAACAAGGGTTGGTATTTTTGCAACCCAAGACATTGCTGTTGGAACTGAACTGGCTTATGACTATAATTTTGAATGGTATGGTGGTGTTAATGTGCGTTGTCTCTGTGGGGCCCCTAACTGTTCTATTTTTCTTGGTGCAAAGTCTCAAGGTTTTCAG gAGCATAACCATGTGTGGGAAGATGGTGATGACAG atATACGGTTGATGAATTCCCCCTTTAtgattctgctgaggatgaaccATTAGATAAGGTCAAGGTTACCGACTCTACCCTTCCGGAAACCTTGTTAACTGTCAAAACCGAGTCTTTTGGGTTAAACAACAATGGTTTTGGATACAAGTTCAAAAGTTTTTCAGGGTCAGTTAGTGGTAATATCAAAAGTGAAGTGAAAGAAAGTGGTCAGAATGCTATAATAGTTTCTGGAGCGAAGGCTAATGATGCTTTTAGCAATGGGCTGGGTACGGGTTCTGCAAAACGGGCAGCTAAACGTGTTCAAAATAGGAAGCAAAAACTCTCTGGTAGGAAGCAAGTCAATGGAAAACGTGTTGCTCAACTCTTTGCCTCAAAGAAAGTACAAGATGAACTAATTAAATGTGAG GAGGAAAGAAATTTAGCTACCGCAAAACTTGATGCCGTGTATGATGAAATACGCCCCGCAATTGAACAACGTGAAAGGGACAGCCTGGATTCGCTTCCAACAAATGTAGCAGAAAAGTGGATAGAGGCTTCTTGTTCTAAACTAAAAGCAGATTTTGATCTCTATTTTTCAGTTGTCAAAAATGTGGTTTGCCCTCCCCATACAAATGCACCAAATCCTGACCCTTAG
- the LOC110873010 gene encoding histone-lysine N-methyltransferase ASHH1 isoform X1 — translation MEKGEKTYKQRAYLGKRAYRNFARPIKVQLPEGVAPFIHITRNERSGRKQAKKKEEDIAVCECKLDPCKTELACGERCLNVLTNTECTPGYCPCGSYCKNQRFQKSEYAKTKLFKTEGRGWGLLADENIKAGMFIIEYCGEVISSDEAKLRAQTYETQGLRDAYIISLNANYYIDATRKGSLGRFINHSCQPNCETRKWTVLGETRVGIFATQDIAVGTELAYDYNFEWYGGVNVRCLCGAPNCSIFLGAKSQGFQEHNHVWEDGDDRYTVDEFPLYDSAEDEPLDKVKVTDSTLPETLLTVKTESFGLNNNGFGYKFKSFSGSVSGNIKSEVKESGQNAIIVSGAKANDAFSNGLGTGSAKRAAKRVQNRKQKLSGRKQVNGKRVAQLFASKKVQDELIKCEEERNLATAKLDAVYDEIRPAIEQRERDSLDSLPTNVAEKWIEASCSKLKADFDLYFSVVKNVVCPPHTNAPNPDP, via the exons ATGGAGAAGGGAGAAAAAACTTATAAACAACGAGCTTATTTGGGAAAACGAGCATATCGCAACTTTGCTCGTCCTATAAAG GTTCAGTTACCGGAAGGAGTGGCTCCATTCATACACATCACTCGAAATGAGCGTTCAGGACGAAA GCAGGCAAAGAAAAAAGAAGAGGATATTGCTGTTTGTGAATGCAAATTGGATCCTTGCAAAACTGAGCTCGCATGTGGAGAGAGGTGTTTGAATGTGTTAACGAACACAGAATGTACACCTGGATATTGCCCATGTGGCAGCTATTGCAAGAACCAG AGATTTCAAAAATCTGAATATGCAAAGACAAAGTTATTCAAGACCGAGGGCCGTGGGTGGGGTCTTTTAGCTGATGAAAATATTAAG GCTGGAATGTTTATAATTGAATATTGTGGAGAAGTAATTTCTTCAGACGAAGCAAAGCTCAGAGCTCAAACTTATGAAACTCAAG GTTTAAGGGATGCATATATAATCTCTCTTAACGCCAATTACTATATTGATGCCACCAGGAAAGGAAGTCTTGGTAGATTCATCAACCACTCTTG CCAACCAAATTGTGAGACAAGGAAGTGGACGGTTTTGGGGGAAACAAGGGTTGGTATTTTTGCAACCCAAGACATTGCTGTTGGAACTGAACTGGCTTATGACTATAATTTTGAATGGTATGGTGGTGTTAATGTGCGTTGTCTCTGTGGGGCCCCTAACTGTTCTATTTTTCTTGGTGCAAAGTCTCAAGGTTTTCAG gAGCATAACCATGTGTGGGAAGATGGTGATGACAG atATACGGTTGATGAATTCCCCCTTTAtgattctgctgaggatgaaccATTAGATAAGGTCAAGGTTACCGACTCTACCCTTCCGGAAACCTTGTTAACTGTCAAAACCGAGTCTTTTGGGTTAAACAACAATGGTTTTGGATACAAGTTCAAAAGTTTTTCAGGGTCAGTTAGTGGTAATATCAAAAGTGAAGTGAAAGAAAGTGGTCAGAATGCTATAATAGTTTCTGGAGCGAAGGCTAATGATGCTTTTAGCAATGGGCTGGGTACGGGTTCTGCAAAACGGGCAGCTAAACGTGTTCAAAATAGGAAGCAAAAACTCTCTGGTAGGAAGCAAGTCAATGGAAAACGTGTTGCTCAACTCTTTGCCTCAAAGAAAGTACAAGATGAACTAATTAAATGTGAG GAGGAAAGAAATTTAGCTACCGCAAAACTTGATGCCGTGTATGATGAAATACGCCCCGCAATTGAACAACGTGAAAGGGACAGCCTGGATTCGCTTCCAACAAATGTAGCAGAAAAGTGGATAGAGGCTTCTTGTTCTAAACTAAAAGCAGATTTTGATCTCTATTTTTCAGTTGTCAAAAATGTGGTTTGCCCTCCCCATACAAATGCACCAAATCCTGACCCTTAG
- the LOC110873010 gene encoding histone-lysine N-methyltransferase ASHH1 isoform X5 translates to MEKGEKTYKQRAYLGKRAYRNFARPIKVQLPEGVAPFIHITRNERSGRKQAKKKEEDIAVCECKLDPCKTELACGERCLNVLTNTECTPGYCPCGSYCKNQRFQKSEYAKTKLFKTEGRGWGLLADENIKAGMFIIEYCGEVISSDEAKLRAQTYETQGLRDAYIISLNANYYIDATRKGSLGRFINHSCQPNCETRKWTVLGETRVGIFATQDIAVGTELAYDYNFEWYGGVNVRCLCGAPNCSIFLGAKSQGFQEHNHVWEDGDDRYTVDEFPLYDSAEDEPLDKVKVTDSTLPETLLTVKTESFGLNNNGFGYKFKSFSGSVSGNIKSEVKESGQNAIIVSGAKANDAFSNGLGTGSAKRAAKRVQNRKQKLSGRKQVNGKRVAQLFASKKVQDELIK, encoded by the exons ATGGAGAAGGGAGAAAAAACTTATAAACAACGAGCTTATTTGGGAAAACGAGCATATCGCAACTTTGCTCGTCCTATAAAG GTTCAGTTACCGGAAGGAGTGGCTCCATTCATACACATCACTCGAAATGAGCGTTCAGGACGAAA GCAGGCAAAGAAAAAAGAAGAGGATATTGCTGTTTGTGAATGCAAATTGGATCCTTGCAAAACTGAGCTCGCATGTGGAGAGAGGTGTTTGAATGTGTTAACGAACACAGAATGTACACCTGGATATTGCCCATGTGGCAGCTATTGCAAGAACCAG AGATTTCAAAAATCTGAATATGCAAAGACAAAGTTATTCAAGACCGAGGGCCGTGGGTGGGGTCTTTTAGCTGATGAAAATATTAAG GCTGGAATGTTTATAATTGAATATTGTGGAGAAGTAATTTCTTCAGACGAAGCAAAGCTCAGAGCTCAAACTTATGAAACTCAAG GTTTAAGGGATGCATATATAATCTCTCTTAACGCCAATTACTATATTGATGCCACCAGGAAAGGAAGTCTTGGTAGATTCATCAACCACTCTTG CCAACCAAATTGTGAGACAAGGAAGTGGACGGTTTTGGGGGAAACAAGGGTTGGTATTTTTGCAACCCAAGACATTGCTGTTGGAACTGAACTGGCTTATGACTATAATTTTGAATGGTATGGTGGTGTTAATGTGCGTTGTCTCTGTGGGGCCCCTAACTGTTCTATTTTTCTTGGTGCAAAGTCTCAAGGTTTTCAG gAGCATAACCATGTGTGGGAAGATGGTGATGACAG atATACGGTTGATGAATTCCCCCTTTAtgattctgctgaggatgaaccATTAGATAAGGTCAAGGTTACCGACTCTACCCTTCCGGAAACCTTGTTAACTGTCAAAACCGAGTCTTTTGGGTTAAACAACAATGGTTTTGGATACAAGTTCAAAAGTTTTTCAGGGTCAGTTAGTGGTAATATCAAAAGTGAAGTGAAAGAAAGTGGTCAGAATGCTATAATAGTTTCTGGAGCGAAGGCTAATGATGCTTTTAGCAATGGGCTGGGTACGGGTTCTGCAAAACGGGCAGCTAAACGTGTTCAAAATAGGAAGCAAAAACTCTCTGGTAGGAAGCAAGTCAATGGAAAACGTGTTGCTCAACTCTTTGCCTCAAAGAAAGTACAAGATGAACTAATTAAAT GA
- the LOC110873010 gene encoding histone-lysine N-methyltransferase ASHH1 isoform X6, with protein sequence MEPEFNRIHVQLPEGVAPFIHITRNERSGRKQAKKKEEDIAVCECKLDPCKTELACGERCLNVLTNTECTPGYCPCGSYCKNQRFQKSEYAKTKLFKTEGRGWGLLADENIKAGMFIIEYCGEVISSDEAKLRAQTYETQGLRDAYIISLNANYYIDATRKGSLGRFINHSCQPNCETRKWTVLGETRVGIFATQDIAVGTELAYDYNFEWYGGVNVRCLCGAPNCSIFLGAKSQGFQEHNHVWEDGDDRYTVDEFPLYDSAEDEPLDKVKVTDSTLPETLLTVKTESFGLNNNGFGYKFKSFSGSVSGNIKSEVKESGQNAIIVSGAKANDAFSNGLGTGSAKRAAKRVQNRKQKLSGRKQVNGKRVAQLFASKKVQDELIK encoded by the exons GTTCAGTTACCGGAAGGAGTGGCTCCATTCATACACATCACTCGAAATGAGCGTTCAGGACGAAA GCAGGCAAAGAAAAAAGAAGAGGATATTGCTGTTTGTGAATGCAAATTGGATCCTTGCAAAACTGAGCTCGCATGTGGAGAGAGGTGTTTGAATGTGTTAACGAACACAGAATGTACACCTGGATATTGCCCATGTGGCAGCTATTGCAAGAACCAG AGATTTCAAAAATCTGAATATGCAAAGACAAAGTTATTCAAGACCGAGGGCCGTGGGTGGGGTCTTTTAGCTGATGAAAATATTAAG GCTGGAATGTTTATAATTGAATATTGTGGAGAAGTAATTTCTTCAGACGAAGCAAAGCTCAGAGCTCAAACTTATGAAACTCAAG GTTTAAGGGATGCATATATAATCTCTCTTAACGCCAATTACTATATTGATGCCACCAGGAAAGGAAGTCTTGGTAGATTCATCAACCACTCTTG CCAACCAAATTGTGAGACAAGGAAGTGGACGGTTTTGGGGGAAACAAGGGTTGGTATTTTTGCAACCCAAGACATTGCTGTTGGAACTGAACTGGCTTATGACTATAATTTTGAATGGTATGGTGGTGTTAATGTGCGTTGTCTCTGTGGGGCCCCTAACTGTTCTATTTTTCTTGGTGCAAAGTCTCAAGGTTTTCAG gAGCATAACCATGTGTGGGAAGATGGTGATGACAG atATACGGTTGATGAATTCCCCCTTTAtgattctgctgaggatgaaccATTAGATAAGGTCAAGGTTACCGACTCTACCCTTCCGGAAACCTTGTTAACTGTCAAAACCGAGTCTTTTGGGTTAAACAACAATGGTTTTGGATACAAGTTCAAAAGTTTTTCAGGGTCAGTTAGTGGTAATATCAAAAGTGAAGTGAAAGAAAGTGGTCAGAATGCTATAATAGTTTCTGGAGCGAAGGCTAATGATGCTTTTAGCAATGGGCTGGGTACGGGTTCTGCAAAACGGGCAGCTAAACGTGTTCAAAATAGGAAGCAAAAACTCTCTGGTAGGAAGCAAGTCAATGGAAAACGTGTTGCTCAACTCTTTGCCTCAAAGAAAGTACAAGATGAACTAATTAAAT GA
- the LOC110873010 gene encoding histone-lysine N-methyltransferase ASHH1 isoform X3 — translation MEPEFNRIHVQLPEGVAPFIHITRNERSGRKQAKKKEEDIAVCECKLDPCKTELACGERCLNVLTNTECTPGYCPCGSYCKNQRFQKSEYAKTKLFKTEGRGWGLLADENIKAGMFIIEYCGEVISSDEAKLRAQTYETQGLRDAYIISLNANYYIDATRKGSLGRFINHSCQPNCETRKWTVLGETRVGIFATQDIAVGTELAYDYNFEWYGGVNVRCLCGAPNCSIFLGAKSQGFQEHNHVWEDGDDRYTVDEFPLYDSAEDEPLDKVKVTDSTLPETLLTVKTESFGLNNNGFGYKFKSFSGSVSGNIKSEVKESGQNAIIVSGAKANDAFSNGLGTGSAKRAAKRVQNRKQKLSGRKQVNGKRVAQLFASKKVQDELIKCEEERNLATAKLDAVYDEIRPAIEQRERDSLDSLPTNVAEKWIEASCSKLKADFDLYFSVVKNVVCPPHTNAPNPDP, via the exons GTTCAGTTACCGGAAGGAGTGGCTCCATTCATACACATCACTCGAAATGAGCGTTCAGGACGAAA GCAGGCAAAGAAAAAAGAAGAGGATATTGCTGTTTGTGAATGCAAATTGGATCCTTGCAAAACTGAGCTCGCATGTGGAGAGAGGTGTTTGAATGTGTTAACGAACACAGAATGTACACCTGGATATTGCCCATGTGGCAGCTATTGCAAGAACCAG AGATTTCAAAAATCTGAATATGCAAAGACAAAGTTATTCAAGACCGAGGGCCGTGGGTGGGGTCTTTTAGCTGATGAAAATATTAAG GCTGGAATGTTTATAATTGAATATTGTGGAGAAGTAATTTCTTCAGACGAAGCAAAGCTCAGAGCTCAAACTTATGAAACTCAAG GTTTAAGGGATGCATATATAATCTCTCTTAACGCCAATTACTATATTGATGCCACCAGGAAAGGAAGTCTTGGTAGATTCATCAACCACTCTTG CCAACCAAATTGTGAGACAAGGAAGTGGACGGTTTTGGGGGAAACAAGGGTTGGTATTTTTGCAACCCAAGACATTGCTGTTGGAACTGAACTGGCTTATGACTATAATTTTGAATGGTATGGTGGTGTTAATGTGCGTTGTCTCTGTGGGGCCCCTAACTGTTCTATTTTTCTTGGTGCAAAGTCTCAAGGTTTTCAG gAGCATAACCATGTGTGGGAAGATGGTGATGACAG atATACGGTTGATGAATTCCCCCTTTAtgattctgctgaggatgaaccATTAGATAAGGTCAAGGTTACCGACTCTACCCTTCCGGAAACCTTGTTAACTGTCAAAACCGAGTCTTTTGGGTTAAACAACAATGGTTTTGGATACAAGTTCAAAAGTTTTTCAGGGTCAGTTAGTGGTAATATCAAAAGTGAAGTGAAAGAAAGTGGTCAGAATGCTATAATAGTTTCTGGAGCGAAGGCTAATGATGCTTTTAGCAATGGGCTGGGTACGGGTTCTGCAAAACGGGCAGCTAAACGTGTTCAAAATAGGAAGCAAAAACTCTCTGGTAGGAAGCAAGTCAATGGAAAACGTGTTGCTCAACTCTTTGCCTCAAAGAAAGTACAAGATGAACTAATTAAATGTGAG GAGGAAAGAAATTTAGCTACCGCAAAACTTGATGCCGTGTATGATGAAATACGCCCCGCAATTGAACAACGTGAAAGGGACAGCCTGGATTCGCTTCCAACAAATGTAGCAGAAAAGTGGATAGAGGCTTCTTGTTCTAAACTAAAAGCAGATTTTGATCTCTATTTTTCAGTTGTCAAAAATGTGGTTTGCCCTCCCCATACAAATGCACCAAATCCTGACCCTTAG
- the LOC110873010 gene encoding histone-lysine N-methyltransferase ASHH1 isoform X4 — MEPEFNRIHLPEGVAPFIHITRNERSGRKQAKKKEEDIAVCECKLDPCKTELACGERCLNVLTNTECTPGYCPCGSYCKNQRFQKSEYAKTKLFKTEGRGWGLLADENIKAGMFIIEYCGEVISSDEAKLRAQTYETQGLRDAYIISLNANYYIDATRKGSLGRFINHSCQPNCETRKWTVLGETRVGIFATQDIAVGTELAYDYNFEWYGGVNVRCLCGAPNCSIFLGAKSQGFQEHNHVWEDGDDRYTVDEFPLYDSAEDEPLDKVKVTDSTLPETLLTVKTESFGLNNNGFGYKFKSFSGSVSGNIKSEVKESGQNAIIVSGAKANDAFSNGLGTGSAKRAAKRVQNRKQKLSGRKQVNGKRVAQLFASKKVQDELIKCEEERNLATAKLDAVYDEIRPAIEQRERDSLDSLPTNVAEKWIEASCSKLKADFDLYFSVVKNVVCPPHTNAPNPDP; from the exons TTACCGGAAGGAGTGGCTCCATTCATACACATCACTCGAAATGAGCGTTCAGGACGAAA GCAGGCAAAGAAAAAAGAAGAGGATATTGCTGTTTGTGAATGCAAATTGGATCCTTGCAAAACTGAGCTCGCATGTGGAGAGAGGTGTTTGAATGTGTTAACGAACACAGAATGTACACCTGGATATTGCCCATGTGGCAGCTATTGCAAGAACCAG AGATTTCAAAAATCTGAATATGCAAAGACAAAGTTATTCAAGACCGAGGGCCGTGGGTGGGGTCTTTTAGCTGATGAAAATATTAAG GCTGGAATGTTTATAATTGAATATTGTGGAGAAGTAATTTCTTCAGACGAAGCAAAGCTCAGAGCTCAAACTTATGAAACTCAAG GTTTAAGGGATGCATATATAATCTCTCTTAACGCCAATTACTATATTGATGCCACCAGGAAAGGAAGTCTTGGTAGATTCATCAACCACTCTTG CCAACCAAATTGTGAGACAAGGAAGTGGACGGTTTTGGGGGAAACAAGGGTTGGTATTTTTGCAACCCAAGACATTGCTGTTGGAACTGAACTGGCTTATGACTATAATTTTGAATGGTATGGTGGTGTTAATGTGCGTTGTCTCTGTGGGGCCCCTAACTGTTCTATTTTTCTTGGTGCAAAGTCTCAAGGTTTTCAG gAGCATAACCATGTGTGGGAAGATGGTGATGACAG atATACGGTTGATGAATTCCCCCTTTAtgattctgctgaggatgaaccATTAGATAAGGTCAAGGTTACCGACTCTACCCTTCCGGAAACCTTGTTAACTGTCAAAACCGAGTCTTTTGGGTTAAACAACAATGGTTTTGGATACAAGTTCAAAAGTTTTTCAGGGTCAGTTAGTGGTAATATCAAAAGTGAAGTGAAAGAAAGTGGTCAGAATGCTATAATAGTTTCTGGAGCGAAGGCTAATGATGCTTTTAGCAATGGGCTGGGTACGGGTTCTGCAAAACGGGCAGCTAAACGTGTTCAAAATAGGAAGCAAAAACTCTCTGGTAGGAAGCAAGTCAATGGAAAACGTGTTGCTCAACTCTTTGCCTCAAAGAAAGTACAAGATGAACTAATTAAATGTGAG GAGGAAAGAAATTTAGCTACCGCAAAACTTGATGCCGTGTATGATGAAATACGCCCCGCAATTGAACAACGTGAAAGGGACAGCCTGGATTCGCTTCCAACAAATGTAGCAGAAAAGTGGATAGAGGCTTCTTGTTCTAAACTAAAAGCAGATTTTGATCTCTATTTTTCAGTTGTCAAAAATGTGGTTTGCCCTCCCCATACAAATGCACCAAATCCTGACCCTTAG
- the LOC110873009 gene encoding NADH dehydrogenase [ubiquinone] 1 beta subcomplex subunit 10-B — MGRKSEVVFDEQPPDFDPANPYKDPVAMLEMREHIVREKWIDIETSKIIRDKLRWCYRIEGVNHLQKCRHLVQQYMDSTRGIGWGKDGRHPDQHGPKVQSLD; from the exons ATGGGGAGAAAGAGCGAAGTGGTGTTCGATGAACAACCGCCGGATTTCGATCCGGCCAATCCATACAAGGATCCGGTGGCGATGCTCGAGATGCGTGAGCACATCGTGCGGGAGAAATGGATCGACATCGAGACATCTAAGATAATCCGCGACAAGCTCCGGTGGTGCTACCGCATCGAAGGCGTCAATCACCTGCAGAAGTGCCGTCATCTGGTCCAGCAGTACATGGACTCAACTCGTGGTATCGGCTGGGGTAAAGACGGCCGCCATCCTGATCAACACG GTCCAAAGGTTCAGAGCTTGGACTGA